Proteins encoded within one genomic window of Geotalea daltonii FRC-32:
- a CDS encoding ImmA/IrrE family metallo-endopeptidase, which yields MIHKIIKNENDYAIALARIDELIDADLGTPDGDELELLVTLVELYENKAHPIGFPDPIEAIKFRMGQAGLKQKDLIPFIGSRSKVSEVLSRQRPLSIAMIRKLHEGLGIRAEVLLREPETKGVPASEGIEWERFPLAEMVKRKWLPHFEGTINEAKKQIAELIGGWAAHVGADTLQPALLRQHVRSGSEVDNYALAAWRIRVSLQAQEQKIPRYQPGTVTTDFIRDLVRLSYLDNGPLLAREYLLKSGIHFVVEEHLPHTHLDGAAVMLQNGSPLVALTLRHDRLDNFWFTLCHELAHVALHFDGGECDAFFDDLDQAEIDLFEKDADHWATEALIPSELWHAADMERNPSTRRIIDFAASLRISPAIPAGRIRKEKQNYRIFSGLLGYKQVRTLVMQGI from the coding sequence ATGATCCACAAAATCATAAAAAACGAAAACGATTATGCAATAGCCTTGGCCCGCATAGATGAGCTAATAGATGCCGATCTAGGCACCCCCGATGGAGATGAACTGGAACTGCTGGTTACACTGGTTGAATTGTATGAAAACAAGGCTCATCCTATCGGTTTTCCCGACCCCATCGAAGCCATTAAATTCCGCATGGGACAGGCGGGACTGAAGCAGAAGGATCTCATACCGTTTATTGGCAGTCGTAGCAAGGTTTCCGAGGTATTATCGCGCCAGCGCCCACTGAGCATTGCCATGATACGTAAGCTTCACGAGGGACTGGGAATCCGGGCGGAAGTTCTTTTGCGTGAGCCGGAAACCAAAGGTGTACCTGCTTCTGAAGGGATAGAGTGGGAACGGTTTCCCTTGGCTGAAATGGTCAAAAGGAAATGGCTGCCTCATTTTGAAGGCACTATTAACGAGGCAAAGAAGCAGATCGCCGAATTGATCGGTGGCTGGGCAGCCCATGTCGGTGCTGACACACTGCAGCCGGCACTTCTACGACAGCATGTGCGTTCTGGAAGTGAGGTAGATAACTATGCCCTGGCCGCATGGAGGATTCGGGTCTCGCTGCAGGCTCAGGAGCAGAAGATACCACGATATCAGCCAGGCACGGTAACAACAGACTTCATTCGTGACCTTGTCCGGCTGAGCTACCTTGATAATGGGCCTCTTCTGGCTCGGGAATACCTTCTGAAGAGCGGTATCCACTTCGTGGTGGAAGAGCATCTTCCCCATACCCACTTGGATGGAGCTGCCGTAATGCTTCAGAACGGTTCACCGCTTGTGGCGTTGACCCTCCGCCACGACAGGCTGGACAACTTCTGGTTCACCCTGTGTCATGAGTTGGCACATGTCGCGTTGCATTTTGATGGCGGGGAGTGTGATGCTTTCTTCGACGACCTTGACCAAGCAGAAATAGATTTATTCGAGAAGGATGCTGATCATTGGGCAACTGAGGCGCTTATTCCGTCTGAACTGTGGCATGCAGCCGACATGGAACGAAACCCGTCGACGCGGAGGATTATCGACTTTGCAGCCAGTCTCAGGATCAGTCCGGCAATCCCTGCGGGCCGCATCCGTAAGGAAAAGCAGAATTACAGGATATTCAGCGGCCTGCTTGGCTATAAACAGGTGCGCACCTTAGTTATGCAAGGCATCTAG
- a CDS encoding Fic family protein, whose product MFTEVSPRGGRLVLQQKGPDGYSAFLPNPLPPNPPLLIDDEMSRLMELANRALGRLDGCTYTLPNPDLFLYMYVRKEAVLSSQIEGTQASLDDLLAFEGEIDGKSSSDDINEVSNYVDAMNYGLEWLRELPLSLRLIKEIHARLMSGIRGGHKSPGEFRTTQNWIGGTRPGNAAFVPPLANELLSCLGELEKFLHDETVPPLLKAGLAHAQFETIHPFLDGNGRMGRLLIAFILCHDQVLEKPLLYLSLFFKKHRQEYYERLNAVRKDGDWEGWIKYYLQGVYEISKQATDAAKAIMDLMAVDRQKLTGLGKAAPTAMALLNLLYRRPYVSIAIVARELGISSPAAGKAVNNLAALSILKEVSGKKKRPDFSP is encoded by the coding sequence ATGTTTACCGAGGTATCGCCACGCGGCGGCAGGCTGGTGCTGCAGCAGAAAGGGCCGGACGGTTACAGCGCCTTTTTGCCCAACCCTCTGCCGCCAAATCCGCCGCTTCTGATCGACGACGAAATGAGCCGGCTGATGGAACTGGCGAACCGGGCGCTGGGGCGTCTGGACGGATGCACATATACGCTCCCCAACCCGGACCTGTTCCTCTATATGTACGTCCGCAAAGAGGCGGTCCTCAGCTCCCAGATCGAGGGAACGCAGGCATCGCTGGACGATCTGCTGGCGTTTGAAGGCGAAATCGACGGGAAGAGTTCGTCTGACGACATCAACGAGGTATCCAATTACGTGGATGCCATGAATTACGGCCTTGAGTGGCTGCGGGAACTCCCCTTGAGCCTGCGGCTGATAAAGGAAATCCATGCTCGGCTGATGTCAGGCATCAGAGGGGGGCATAAGAGTCCCGGCGAGTTCCGGACGACCCAGAACTGGATCGGTGGCACCAGGCCGGGCAACGCCGCCTTCGTGCCGCCGCTGGCCAATGAACTGCTCTCCTGTCTGGGCGAGTTGGAGAAATTCCTGCACGATGAGACGGTACCGCCGCTGCTCAAGGCCGGCCTCGCCCATGCCCAGTTCGAGACTATCCACCCCTTCCTGGATGGTAACGGCAGAATGGGACGGTTGTTGATCGCTTTCATTCTCTGTCACGACCAGGTACTGGAAAAGCCGCTGCTGTACTTGAGCCTCTTTTTCAAGAAGCATCGCCAGGAGTATTACGAACGGCTCAATGCCGTAAGAAAGGATGGCGACTGGGAAGGGTGGATCAAGTATTATCTGCAGGGGGTCTATGAAATATCAAAACAGGCGACAGATGCCGCCAAGGCGATCATGGATCTGATGGCCGTCGACCGGCAGAAGCTGACAGGACTGGGGAAGGCGGCGCCCACTGCCATGGCTCTGCTCAATCTGCTCTATCGCCGTCCCTACGTGAGCATCGCCATTGTCGCACGGGAGCTCGGCATCAGCTCACCGGCAGCGGGCAAGGCGGTCAACAACCTGGCAGCGCTCAGCATTCTGAAGGAAGTGAGCGGCAAAAAAAAGAGACCGGATTTTTCTCCATGA
- a CDS encoding right-handed parallel beta-helix repeat-containing protein has translation MRRTSWAKFSLLLTGAILLLPLQGFAATQISVLPFTISQPGSYVVSQNLTSSGDGISVQASNVAIDLNGFTLSGSGSGNGVVVTSGSNIQISNGTITGFTSGVEVSEWNNNVRVASVNAIGNSLWGIHLFGTNNQVKGCTVTGSSYIGIRVGSGSRVEDNNLFNNGHGIIATDGNTTIAGNTVTSSLYNGITNGVACLVKNNTVTYSASYGIATNAGSLYDGNVTYGNLVNITGCSNCSFGLNAQN, from the coding sequence ATGCGGCGAACATCTTGGGCAAAGTTTTCATTATTATTGACTGGGGCGATACTGTTGCTGCCACTGCAAGGCTTTGCAGCAACTCAGATTTCCGTTTTACCGTTTACCATTTCGCAACCGGGTTCCTATGTCGTGTCACAAAATCTGACCAGCAGTGGTGATGGCATCAGTGTCCAGGCCAGCAATGTAGCCATAGACCTGAATGGGTTCACCCTTTCCGGCTCAGGTTCAGGAAATGGTGTAGTGGTAACTTCCGGGAGCAACATTCAAATCTCGAATGGAACGATAACAGGGTTCACATCAGGTGTAGAGGTGTCGGAATGGAATAACAATGTCAGGGTCGCCAGTGTGAATGCTATAGGAAATAGCCTCTGGGGCATTCATCTGTTCGGCACGAACAACCAGGTTAAGGGATGCACGGTTACGGGCAGCTCATACATTGGCATCCGCGTGGGCAGTGGGTCCAGAGTTGAAGATAACAATCTCTTCAATAATGGCCATGGAATTATTGCTACCGATGGCAATACGACTATCGCAGGAAACACCGTGACCAGCAGCCTGTATAATGGCATTACCAATGGTGTGGCATGCCTGGTAAAAAACAATACCGTTACTTATAGTGCAAGTTATGGGATTGCGACCAATGCAGGGTCTTTGTACGACGGAAATGTAACATATGGAAACCTTGTGAACATTACTGGGTGTAGTAACTGTAGCTTCGGGCTTAATGCCCAGAATTAG
- a CDS encoding DUF3024 domain-containing protein, protein MALPQLVKQLVEKKLSDYCKSKVSPELSEKIRMGFRIRRDNVTLFESRPSFPEPSHWVEIPVAQFRFDPGTGLWTLYCADRNSRWHYYVDVDPSKNLQNLLKEVDQDPTGIFWG, encoded by the coding sequence ATGGCATTACCACAATTGGTAAAGCAGTTAGTCGAAAAGAAACTTTCCGACTACTGCAAAAGTAAAGTTTCGCCGGAGCTATCCGAGAAAATCCGCATGGGCTTTCGCATCAGACGTGACAACGTGACCCTCTTTGAATCGCGCCCGTCTTTTCCAGAACCGAGTCATTGGGTTGAAATTCCTGTTGCCCAATTCCGCTTCGATCCTGGCACCGGACTGTGGACCCTGTACTGCGCAGACCGGAACTCCCGCTGGCATTACTATGTGGATGTAGATCCCAGCAAAAATCTTCAAAACTTGCTGAAGGAAGTTGACCAGGATCCAACCGGCATATTCTGGGGGTAG
- a CDS encoding diaminopimelate decarboxylase, translating into MTMKHFGPTKLDATLIPQIAQQWGTPIYLHDQAYIENSCEQLLNMPNAYGLHVRYAMKANSDRTVLRVVTNKGLDLDCSSVDEAARAHAAGIPYSRMMLTTQEVPADEERAELESMIKAGLKYNVCSMTQFQLIADFAKANTIDLSIRVHPGAAGGGESATRDTGSEYSCFGVHLNDVPKVKALAAEQGLRFTQVHVHIGSGGDPEKWRENIDRELGFVKTYFPDATTVSFGGGLKVARMPGEKQADIASLGAYAKQRIEEFKAATGRELKMEIEPGTYVVANSGHIVTRIIDKKLTNGMNFLIVDGGMELLTRPLLYGSEHPIAIVSQDSTLLSSEYDQTPTAGLKSFGIVGRCCESGDSVRLDKEGNIVPVMIIEPEIGDYVVIGGTGAYSESMSPENYNSHRKPGAVMKTCSGELVLIRKKQVREQIFQNELDVKL; encoded by the coding sequence ATGACGATGAAACACTTTGGTCCGACTAAACTCGATGCAACACTCATCCCCCAAATTGCCCAGCAGTGGGGAACGCCGATATATCTGCACGATCAGGCATACATCGAAAACAGCTGTGAACAGCTGCTGAACATGCCCAACGCCTACGGCCTGCACGTGCGCTACGCCATGAAGGCCAATTCGGATCGCACCGTCCTGCGGGTCGTCACCAACAAAGGACTGGATCTGGACTGCTCGTCGGTCGATGAAGCGGCCCGTGCCCATGCCGCCGGCATTCCCTATAGCCGGATGATGCTGACCACCCAGGAGGTGCCGGCCGATGAGGAACGCGCCGAACTGGAGTCGATGATCAAAGCAGGCCTCAAGTACAACGTCTGCTCCATGACCCAGTTTCAACTGATTGCCGACTTTGCCAAAGCCAACACTATCGACCTGTCGATCCGGGTCCATCCGGGCGCAGCAGGCGGCGGAGAAAGCGCCACCCGCGACACCGGCAGCGAATATTCCTGCTTCGGTGTCCATCTGAACGATGTTCCCAAGGTCAAGGCCCTGGCCGCCGAGCAGGGGCTGCGCTTTACCCAGGTACACGTGCACATCGGTTCCGGTGGCGATCCGGAAAAATGGCGGGAGAACATCGATCGAGAGTTGGGCTTCGTCAAGACCTACTTCCCCGATGCCACCACGGTAAGTTTTGGCGGCGGGCTGAAGGTGGCCAGAATGCCGGGGGAAAAACAGGCCGACATCGCCTCCCTGGGTGCCTATGCCAAGCAGCGGATTGAGGAATTCAAGGCGGCCACCGGCCGGGAACTGAAGATGGAGATCGAGCCGGGCACCTATGTGGTAGCCAACTCTGGCCATATCGTCACCCGCATCATCGATAAGAAACTGACCAACGGCATGAATTTCCTCATCGTCGACGGCGGCATGGAACTCTTGACCCGCCCGCTCCTGTACGGCTCAGAGCATCCCATTGCCATCGTAAGCCAGGACAGCACCTTACTCTCCAGCGAGTATGATCAGACCCCCACGGCGGGGCTTAAATCCTTCGGCATCGTCGGCCGCTGCTGCGAAAGCGGCGACTCGGTGCGCCTGGACAAGGAGGGCAATATCGTGCCGGTCATGATCATCGAACCGGAAATCGGCGACTATGTGGTCATTGGCGGCACTGGGGCCTATTCCGAGAGCATGTCACCGGAAAATTACAACTCCCACCGCAAGCCGGGGGCAGTCATGAAAACCTGCAGCGGTGAACTGGTGCTGATCAGGAAAAAGCAGGTGCGTGAGCAAATTTTCCAGAATGAACTGGATGTGAAACTGTAA
- a CDS encoding LL-diaminopimelate aminotransferase → MAKINDNYLKLKAGYLFPEIGRRVRAFAEANPSAKVIRLGIGDVTRPLAPAVLKAFHDAVDDLATTDKFAGYGPEQGYDWLINAIIDKSYKPLGVSLKTEEIFISDGSKCDCANILDIFAMDNVVAIGDPVYPVYNDTNVMIGRTGEADEKGYYKGIVYMPCNEANGFIPELPKEKVDIIYLCFPNNPTGTVASKAELKKWVDYANANDAVIFFDAAYEAFITDPSIPHSIYEIEGAKKCAIEFRSFSKTAGFTGVRCGLVVVPEEVMGTTADGERYSFNRLWLRRTTTKFNGASYPVQRAAAAVYSDEGWKQTKEVIDYYMENARIIREGLKEVGVTVFGGVDAPYIWLKTPGGMTSWDFFDKLLTECNVVGTPGSGFGPSGEGYFRLSAFGHRENVIEAVERIKKNLK, encoded by the coding sequence ATGGCAAAAATCAATGATAACTACCTGAAACTGAAAGCAGGCTATCTGTTCCCCGAAATCGGCCGCCGGGTGCGGGCTTTTGCCGAGGCCAACCCCTCTGCCAAGGTCATCCGTCTCGGCATTGGCGACGTGACCCGTCCCCTGGCCCCGGCTGTGCTGAAGGCTTTCCACGATGCGGTGGACGACCTGGCTACCACCGACAAGTTTGCCGGCTATGGCCCGGAACAGGGCTATGACTGGCTGATTAACGCCATCATCGACAAATCCTACAAGCCCCTCGGCGTTTCCCTCAAGACCGAGGAGATTTTCATCTCCGACGGCTCCAAGTGCGACTGCGCCAATATCCTCGACATCTTCGCCATGGACAACGTGGTGGCCATCGGCGACCCCGTCTACCCGGTCTACAACGACACCAACGTCATGATTGGCCGCACCGGTGAGGCCGACGAAAAGGGCTATTACAAGGGGATAGTCTACATGCCCTGTAACGAGGCCAACGGCTTCATCCCCGAGCTCCCCAAGGAGAAGGTGGACATCATCTATCTCTGCTTCCCCAACAATCCCACCGGCACCGTGGCCAGCAAGGCCGAGCTGAAGAAATGGGTCGATTACGCCAACGCCAACGACGCCGTCATCTTCTTCGACGCCGCCTACGAGGCCTTCATCACCGATCCGTCCATTCCCCACTCTATCTACGAGATCGAAGGGGCCAAGAAGTGCGCCATCGAATTCCGCTCTTTCAGTAAGACCGCCGGCTTCACCGGCGTCCGCTGCGGCCTGGTGGTCGTGCCCGAAGAGGTGATGGGAACTACCGCTGACGGCGAGCGATACAGCTTCAACCGTCTCTGGCTGCGTCGCACCACCACCAAGTTCAACGGTGCCTCCTACCCGGTACAGCGCGCTGCTGCTGCCGTCTATAGTGACGAGGGATGGAAGCAGACCAAAGAGGTCATCGACTACTACATGGAGAACGCCCGCATCATTCGTGAAGGTTTGAAGGAAGTCGGCGTTACCGTTTTCGGCGGTGTCGATGCTCCATACATTTGGCTCAAAACCCCAGGTGGCATGACCAGCTGGGACTTCTTCGACAAACTCCTCACCGAATGCAATGTGGTCGGGACGCCGGGCTCAGGCTTCGGGCCGAGCGGGGAGGGGTACTTCCGGTTGTCGGCCTTCGGTCATCGGGAGAATGTGATTGAAGCGGTGGAGAGGATAAAGAAGAACCTTAAGTAG
- a CDS encoding helix-turn-helix domain-containing protein → MHTEDLVQLALKTLSCSQKELAVRLGVSPTQISKWKNKEHMSHEMEEKFRKILAIGDKDPSFVLWAGSLQEANKWEKLIHFLAEIAIENAETGYNTYSLNDELRLLCWETFHVLREIGVDIPKKFPDELETDFNNVFTDGLGDEVTVFLEKNPYSALIYKIYISLNDVYGFYAAYIAELIDDDDLELVGTAADNIEPCLIDLAACKIDVDEAFAPKFREHRHKVLKDYEEWINIVKDRAFRTGVPLRAELLGLVFDSHDDLGHEAEAESLGFNASRIHPDIYINELLMGMRTIHQILPVIMKKLGIYDEFKLDTSELHVR, encoded by the coding sequence ATGCATACTGAAGACCTGGTACAACTCGCGTTGAAGACTTTGTCGTGCAGTCAGAAAGAACTCGCTGTTCGCCTCGGGGTGTCACCCACTCAAATCAGCAAATGGAAGAATAAAGAGCATATGTCACATGAAATGGAAGAAAAATTTCGAAAAATTTTGGCTATCGGTGACAAAGACCCTTCGTTCGTGCTGTGGGCAGGCTCTCTTCAAGAGGCGAATAAGTGGGAAAAACTCATTCATTTTCTGGCCGAGATTGCTATAGAAAATGCCGAAACTGGATACAACACTTACTCCCTAAATGACGAACTGAGGCTTTTGTGCTGGGAAACATTCCATGTTCTCAGGGAGATTGGTGTAGATATACCTAAAAAATTCCCTGATGAATTAGAAACCGACTTCAATAATGTTTTTACCGATGGCCTTGGTGATGAAGTTACGGTTTTTCTTGAGAAGAACCCGTATTCAGCTCTGATCTACAAGATCTACATATCACTGAATGATGTTTACGGGTTCTATGCCGCGTATATTGCTGAACTGATAGACGACGATGATCTTGAGTTAGTAGGAACAGCTGCTGACAATATTGAGCCATGCCTGATAGATCTCGCTGCTTGTAAGATTGATGTGGACGAAGCATTTGCGCCTAAATTCAGAGAGCACAGACATAAAGTTTTGAAGGACTATGAAGAATGGATCAATATCGTAAAAGATCGAGCCTTCCGCACCGGTGTTCCGTTGAGAGCAGAGCTTCTGGGGCTAGTCTTTGACTCCCATGACGACCTCGGACATGAAGCTGAGGCCGAAAGTCTGGGATTTAACGCCTCGCGAATTCATCCAGATATTTATATTAATGAACTCCTCATGGGTATGAGAACGATTCATCAAATCTTACCTGTCATAATGAAGAAACTCGGAATATATGACGAGTTCAAGCTGGACACATCGGAACTCCATGTTAGATAA
- a CDS encoding nucleotidyltransferase domain-containing protein produces the protein MLSFLDLERLKERITEVMHPDKIYLFGSYANGNATDESDVDILVVMDSELPPHKRNVAVKRLFPQRTFSLDAFVYTPQEFARYKDIPGTLIYNAAHYGRLLHG, from the coding sequence ATGCTATCTTTTTTGGACCTGGAACGGCTGAAAGAGCGGATCACTGAGGTTATGCATCCGGATAAGATCTACCTGTTCGGTTCGTATGCCAACGGAAATGCCACCGATGAAAGCGACGTGGATATTCTTGTGGTCATGGACTCCGAGCTCCCTCCGCACAAGCGGAATGTTGCCGTCAAAAGGTTGTTCCCCCAGCGGACCTTTTCCCTGGATGCTTTCGTCTACACACCCCAGGAGTTTGCGCGCTACAAGGATATTCCCGGTACACTGATCTACAACGCGGCACATTACGGCAGGTTGCTGCATGGATGA
- a CDS encoding type II toxin-antitoxin system HigB family toxin produces MKSWHAETEAAAWQTPAEVKAQFHSASIVKDSRVVFNICGNKYRLVVKISYKNGIVLIRFVGTHKEYDAVDVEVV; encoded by the coding sequence TTGAAATCCTGGCATGCAGAGACGGAGGCTGCTGCGTGGCAAACCCCAGCTGAAGTAAAGGCACAGTTCCATAGTGCCAGCATTGTCAAGGATAGCAGGGTCGTCTTCAATATCTGTGGTAACAAGTATCGGCTGGTGGTGAAGATAAGCTATAAAAATGGGATTGTTCTTATCAGGTTTGTCGGTACCCACAAGGAATACGACGCGGTAGATGTCGAGGTGGTGTGA
- a CDS encoding HEPN domain-containing protein: MDEVTAEIVRQWFHKAEHDLQNIRNNLAAENIPTDTVCFHAQQAIEKLLKGVLVANARNISKTHDLVKLLTDVADILPELLTYEEQLEEISEYGVGVRYPDDFFEPTLEEAQYAFQVAVEIETIILNKITLEYNA; encoded by the coding sequence ATGGATGAGGTGACGGCGGAGATTGTCCGGCAATGGTTCCACAAGGCAGAGCACGACCTGCAAAACATCCGCAATAACTTGGCTGCCGAAAACATTCCCACCGATACGGTCTGCTTTCATGCACAACAAGCGATAGAGAAGCTGCTGAAAGGTGTGCTGGTTGCAAATGCCCGCAATATCTCCAAAACTCACGATCTGGTTAAGTTGCTTACCGATGTGGCCGATATTCTTCCCGAACTGTTGACATACGAGGAGCAGTTAGAGGAAATCTCGGAATATGGAGTCGGTGTGCGTTATCCAGATGACTTTTTCGAGCCGACTCTGGAGGAAGCCCAATATGCCTTTCAGGTTGCAGTAGAAATAGAGACGATTATTTTGAATAAGATCACCCTTGAATACAATGCATAA
- the dapB gene encoding 4-hydroxy-tetrahydrodipicolinate reductase yields MVKVAVCGAAGRMGQRIIVAITEAEGAELSGALERPGHPLVGQDAGILAGCGELKVKISDDINAVVEGCDVLIDFTTPKVSLKNLEACALKKKSIVIGSTGFTPEERVLAAELARDIPAVLAPNMSVGVNVCFKVLKDVAKTLGDDFDVEIVELHHNKKKDAPSGTAVRMGEVVAEALGRDYNKVANYHREGICGERTKEEIGMQTVRGGDIIGEHTVYFIGMGERIEISHRAMTRDMFSRGSVRAAKWVVGKKPGLYDMQDVLGLK; encoded by the coding sequence ATGGTGAAAGTTGCCGTTTGCGGTGCCGCTGGCCGCATGGGTCAAAGAATTATCGTTGCAATAACCGAAGCCGAAGGAGCGGAGCTTTCCGGTGCCCTGGAACGGCCAGGGCATCCGTTGGTCGGCCAGGATGCAGGCATCCTGGCGGGTTGCGGCGAACTCAAGGTGAAGATCAGCGACGACATCAATGCCGTCGTCGAAGGGTGCGACGTGTTGATCGACTTCACCACTCCAAAGGTTTCCCTGAAGAACCTTGAGGCGTGCGCCCTGAAGAAGAAGTCCATCGTCATCGGCTCCACTGGCTTCACTCCGGAAGAACGGGTACTGGCCGCCGAGCTGGCCAGGGATATTCCGGCGGTGCTTGCCCCCAACATGAGCGTGGGGGTCAACGTCTGCTTCAAGGTCCTGAAGGATGTGGCCAAGACTCTGGGTGACGACTTCGACGTGGAGATCGTCGAGCTGCACCACAACAAGAAGAAGGATGCCCCTTCCGGTACAGCCGTCCGCATGGGTGAGGTGGTGGCCGAGGCTTTGGGCCGCGATTACAACAAGGTGGCCAACTATCACCGCGAGGGGATCTGCGGCGAGCGCACCAAGGAAGAGATCGGCATGCAGACCGTGCGCGGCGGCGATATCATCGGCGAGCACACCGTCTACTTCATAGGCATGGGTGAACGGATCGAGATCTCCCATCGAGCCATGACCAGGGACATGTTCTCACGCGGATCTGTTCGGGCGGCTAAATGGGTCGTTGGCAAAAAGCCGGGGCTGTACGATATGCAGGATGTATTGGGGCTGAAGTAG
- the tsaA gene encoding tRNA (N6-threonylcarbamoyladenosine(37)-N6)-methyltransferase TrmO: MMTHDSPFIYRPIGILQSPYARRIDAPHQSTVVAGTKTGDFAMATLELQQWLDEKVIQDLSGFDRLWLIFAFHLSEGWRSSVKPPRGGPKRGVLATRSPHRPNSIGLSAVELVTIEGRTLHLRGVDLLDGTPVLDIKPYVPYADAFPDAKAGWIDELDATLGRHSAPGPRKPR, encoded by the coding sequence ATGATGACCCACGATTCCCCTTTCATCTATCGCCCCATCGGCATCCTCCAATCCCCCTATGCACGCCGCATCGACGCACCCCATCAGAGCACAGTGGTGGCAGGCACGAAAACCGGGGATTTCGCCATGGCTACCCTGGAACTGCAGCAGTGGCTGGACGAGAAGGTCATTCAGGATCTGAGCGGCTTCGACCGGCTCTGGCTCATCTTCGCCTTTCATCTGAGTGAAGGCTGGAGAAGCAGTGTCAAACCCCCTCGCGGCGGACCGAAGCGGGGCGTCCTGGCCACCCGCTCCCCCCATCGCCCCAATTCCATCGGCCTGTCGGCTGTGGAACTGGTAACGATCGAAGGGAGGACACTCCATCTGCGCGGTGTGGATCTCTTGGATGGAACACCCGTTCTGGATATCAAACCCTATGTCCCCTATGCGGATGCCTTTCCAGACGCCAAAGCCGGTTGGATCGATGAACTGGATGCAACGCTCGGGCGTCATTCTGCGCCGGGGCCCCGAAAGCCCAGGTGA
- a CDS encoding transposase, whose translation MARKPRIHHPGAFYHVILRGNGKQDIFFDDQDRYRLYLLLQESVERFRCRIHAFCLMSNHIHLVVQVSDIPLSRIMQNVSFRYTRWINWRHDRSGHLFQGRYKAILVDEDAYLLELVRYIHLNPLRANMVKIIGEYPWIGHNAYLGKEKLPWLHADTVLEMLSPRKKTAIAAYAGFVEEGCAGQRRCDFHGEGISDSRILGEEDFVQTVIGDAEMLHVRITVEDVISTVCKYYETVEEKLASPGKSRALSHARGMAAWIVQDVSSCSLTDLGCRVSRDISSLSAAANRLQLRSTSEKALMREKEELWAKMQQITTCKA comes from the coding sequence ATGGCACGCAAGCCGCGTATCCATCATCCAGGCGCCTTTTACCACGTGATCCTCCGGGGCAACGGAAAGCAGGACATTTTCTTCGACGACCAGGACCGGTACCGCCTTTATTTGCTGCTGCAAGAAAGTGTTGAGCGCTTCCGATGCCGCATTCACGCATTCTGTCTGATGTCCAATCATATCCATCTGGTGGTGCAGGTGTCAGATATTCCCCTGTCACGCATCATGCAGAATGTTTCCTTCCGGTACACCCGCTGGATCAACTGGCGGCATGATCGCTCGGGCCATCTTTTTCAGGGACGATATAAGGCCATTCTAGTCGATGAAGATGCGTACCTTCTGGAGTTAGTGCGCTATATCCACCTTAACCCCCTACGGGCGAACATGGTCAAAATTATCGGTGAATATCCCTGGATTGGCCATAATGCCTACCTGGGAAAGGAAAAGTTGCCTTGGCTGCATGCCGATACGGTTCTGGAAATGCTTTCTCCAAGAAAAAAGACGGCTATTGCAGCCTATGCTGGATTTGTCGAGGAAGGCTGTGCGGGACAGCGGAGATGTGACTTCCATGGAGAGGGCATATCCGACAGCCGGATATTGGGCGAAGAAGATTTTGTTCAAACTGTGATCGGGGATGCGGAGATGTTGCATGTCAGGATCACCGTTGAGGATGTCATATCTACCGTCTGCAAATATTACGAGACGGTGGAGGAAAAGCTTGCCAGTCCGGGCAAGAGCCGTGCGCTGTCCCATGCTCGCGGTATGGCGGCGTGGATTGTTCAGGACGTGTCGAGCTGTTCGCTGACGGATTTGGGCTGTCGTGTCAGCAGGGATATATCTTCACTAAGTGCAGCGGCTAACCGGCTACAGTTGCGGTCAACATCAGAAAAGGCTCTCATGCGGGAGAAAGAGGAACTCTGGGCGAAGATGCAGCAAATAACCACATGCAAAGCCTGA